The Rattus rattus isolate New Zealand chromosome 1, Rrattus_CSIRO_v1, whole genome shotgun sequence genome includes a region encoding these proteins:
- the LOC116890210 gene encoding keratin, type II cytoskeletal 6A-like, whose protein sequence is MSTKTVIRSQTSHRGFSAGSARLPGLTRSGFSSVSVCRSRGSGGSRAVCGGAGFGSRSLCGVGSSRRISIGGGSCGIGGGYGGRFGGSLGYGGGVGGSFGFGAGAGFGGGYGGAGFPVCPPGGIQEVTINQNLLTPLNLQIDPTIQRVRTEEREQIKTLNNKFASFIDKVRFLEQQNKVLDTKWTLLQEQGTKTVRQNLEPLFEQYISNLRKQLDSILGQRGRLDSELRNMQDTVEDYKSKYEDEINRHSHAENEFMTLKKDVDAAFMRKVELQGNADSLADEVNFLRVIFEAELSLMQTHISDTSVVLSMDNNRNLDLDSIIAEVKAQYEDIAKRSRAEAESWYQTKYEELQVTAGRHGDDLRNTKQEISELNRMIQRLRSEIDHVKKQCANLQAAIAEAEQRGEMALKDARGKLEGLEDALQKAKQDMARLLKEYQELLNVKLTLDVEIATYRKLLEGEECRLNGEGIGPVNISVVQSTVSSGYGSAGGASSSIGLGGGSSFSYGGSHSIGGGFSAGSGRGISSGLSSSGGSSSTIKYTTTSSTRKSYRP, encoded by the exons ATGTCTACCAAAACCGTCATCCGGAGTCAAACCAGCCACCGTGGCTTCAGTGCGGGCTCAGCCAGACTGCCTGGGCTCACCCGCTCTGGCTTcagcagtgtgtctgtgtgccgcTCCAGGGGCAGCGGTGGCTCCCGTGCAGTGTGTGGAGGAGCTGGCTTTGGCAGCAGGAGTCTCTGTGGTGTGGGCAGCTCCCGGAGGATCTCCATCGGAGGGGGCAGCTGTGGCATTGGAGGAGGCTATGGCGGTCGATTCGGAGGAAGCTTGGGCTatggaggaggagttgggggtaGCTTTGGCTTTGGTGCTGGAGCTGGCTTTGGTGGTGGCTATGGGGGAGCTGGCTTCCCAGTTTGCCCACCTGGAGGCATCCAAGAGGTCACCATCAACCAGAACCTCCTCACACCCCTGAACCTGCAAATCGACCCCACCATCCAGCGGGTCAGGactgaggagagggagcagatCAAGACCCTCAACAACAAGTTTGCCTCCTTCATCGACAAG GTACGGTTCCTGGAGCAGCAGAACAAGGTCCTGGACACCAAGTGGACCCTGCTGCAGGAGCAGGGCACCAAGACCGTGAGGCAGAACCTGGAGCCTTTGTTTGAGCAATACATCAGCAACCTCCGCAAACAGCTGGACAGCATCCTTGGACAGAGGGGTCGCCTGGACTCAGAACTGAGGAACATGCAGGACACAGTGGAGGACTACAAGAGCAA ATATGAGGATGAAATCAACAGGCACTCACACGCAGAGAATGAATTCATGACCCTGAAGAAG GATGTAGACGCCGCCTTTATGAGAAAGGTTGAACTACAAGGAAATGCAGACAGTCTGGCAGATGAGGTCAACTTCCTGAGAGTTATTTTTGAGGCA GAACTGTCTCTGATGCAAACCCACATCTCAGACACATCTGTGGTCCTCTCCATGGACAACAACCGCAACCTGGATCTGGACAGCATCATTGCTGAGGTCAAGGCCCAGTATGAGGACATCGCAAAGAGAAGTCGGGCTGAGGCTGAGTCCTGGTACCAGACAAAA TATGAGGAGCTGCAGGTCACAGCTGGCAGACACGGGGATGACCTGCGCAACACCAAGCaggagatctctgagctcaacCGCATGATCCAGAGGCTGAGGTCTGAGATCGACCACGTGAAGAAGCAG TGTGCCAACCTGCAAGCTGCCATTGCTGAGGCTGAGCAGCGTGGGGAGATGGCCCTGAAGGATGCCAGGGGCAAGCTGGAAGGGCTGGAGGACGCCCTGCAGAAGGCCAAGCAGGACATGGCCAGGCTGCTGAAGGAGTACCAGGAGCTCCTAAATGTCAAGCTGACCCTTGATGTGGAGATCGCCACCTacaggaagcttctggaaggggAGGAGTGCAG GTTGAATGGTGAAGGCATTGGACCAGTCAACATCT cTGTGGTGCAGTCCACCGTGTCCAGCGGCTATGGCAGTGCAGGTGGTGCCAGCAGCAGCATAGGCCTGGGAGGAGGCAGCAGCTTCTCCTATGGTGGTAGCCACAGCATTGGAGGTGGCTTCAGTGCTGGCAGTGGCAGAGGCATCAGCAGTGGACTCAGCTCCTCTGGTGGCAGCTCTTCCACCATCAAgtacaccaccacctcctccaccaggAAGAGCTACAGGCCATGA